The Bacillus sp. Y1 genome includes the window GAAAAACATTACTTTATTCATTTAGATCACTCTCCTCTGGTTTTCCTTTTGGATAAGCAACCGTTTCAAGTTGATTTCCGATCCATTCTTCTCCGTCTTCCCAGTGCTCTTTTTTCCAAATGGGAACGATCTCCTTGATTCGCTCGATTGCGTAACGATTAGCCTCGTATGCATCAGCACGATGTGGGGTAGATACAGCAATGACAACGGCTATATCCGTAATTTCAAGTTTTCCGACTCGGTGCGATATCGCCACCTTTGCCCCCGGCCAGCGCTCTTCGATTTCACGTCCAATTTGCTCAAGCTTTTTAACAGCCATGCTCTCATATGCTTCGTAAATTAAATATAAAGTCTTTTTCCCAGCGGTTAGCTCTCTTACCGTTCCAATAAACGTTGTAATGGCTCCCGCTTCCCTTTGAACGACTTTCTCAATAATCGATTGCGTATCAAGGGGTTCTTTAGATATTTCAAAATTCATGTCTGCACCTCCCTTTCGTTCTTTAAACTGACTCGATTGTATCATATTCCTTCGCTCTTCTCACAAAACGAGTTTCCATCACGATCCAGCTTTAACGCTTTTTCATACTCTATCTGATCATTCATATTAAAAACAGCGGTATCCTTCACACTGATGCCTTCTCTGCTCAAGATATCTTCTGAAATATACCTCACTTGAAGGTTCTGAAGCAGGCTCATGATACGAAGCTCGTTCCTCTCTAAAGACTGCGAAACAGCTTGCAATGCATCCTTTCGATATGCACCAAATAAAGGATGCATTCGACCTTCAAGCTTTGGAATAGCTGCCTGGTAGTCTTCTAACTCCTCTAGTAAAAATTCCCCCAGGCTTGAAGAGATAAACGGCATATCACAGGCCACAATTAAGTTTTTTTCTGATCGAGAAGCTTTAAGCCCTGCTTGTATGCCTGCAAGGGGACCTTTCCCCTTTTGCTCGTCTTCAACCATCGGTAAGTTCAAATATT containing:
- a CDS encoding molybdenum cofactor biosynthesis protein MoaE, giving the protein MNFEISKEPLDTQSIIEKVVQREAGAITTFIGTVRELTAGKKTLYLIYEAYESMAVKKLEQIGREIEERWPGAKVAISHRVGKLEITDIAVVIAVSTPHRADAYEANRYAIERIKEIVPIWKKEHWEDGEEWIGNQLETVAYPKGKPEESDLNE
- the mobA gene encoding molybdenum cofactor guanylyltransferase, whose protein sequence is MSLSRTGIILAGGQSSRMGQNKALMKIDGVRVIERIANELGKISDELLIVTNTFHTYKYLNLPMVEDEQKGKGPLAGIQAGLKASRSEKNLIVACDMPFISSSLGEFLLEELEDYQAAIPKLEGRMHPLFGAYRKDALQAVSQSLERNELRIMSLLQNLQVRYISEDILSREGISVKDTAVFNMNDQIEYEKALKLDRDGNSFCEKSEGI